Within bacterium, the genomic segment ATTGTAGAGCTGCGATTCGATCTCCACGGCGAGATCGAGAAAGGGCTTGCTGCGTTTCATCTCACGGGTGCGCGGCCAGGGCAGGGTGACTTTGAACGACTCGACTATCCGTGCCGGCTTACCGCCCATGATATAGATATCGGTCCCGAGAAAGACGGCCTGGTCGAGATTGTGGGTGACGAGGATGACGGTGGATTGCAGACGCTGCCAGAGGTCGCTAATCAGCAGGTCGATCTGCAGGGCGGTCTCATTATCGAGGCCGCGGTTGGGCTCGTCCATGAGAATGATGCCGGGATTGGCGATGAGGCCGCGGGCGATGACAACGCGCTGCAGCTGCCCTCCCGACAGCTTGCCGAACTTGGCATACTTGTGCTCGTGGCCTTCGAGGCCGACCGCCTTGATCATGGTCATGGCGCGATCGGCCGCTTCCACTTTGGGCACCCCCTTATAGAGGAGGGGGAGCATGACATTTTTGAGCACGGTATAATGTTCGAGGGTGCTGGGCTCCTGGAAGATCACGCTGATCGGCACCGACTGGTCGCGTTCGCGGCCGTGGATGAGCACCTCACCTGAGGTGGGTTGTCTCAACCCGGCGATGTAATTGAGGATAGTGGTCTTGCCGCATCCGGATTTGCCAAGGATGACGACAAACTCACCCTTGTCGGGGATGTCCTCGATCAGCAAGTTGAAATCCTTGATGATATAGCTTTGGCCCCCGTCGTAACTGGTGTTGATATTTTTCAGTTCGATGATATCGGGCAGATTGGTGTTGGTGAAGTCTGGAGTCATTGCGGACCGCCTTATGCGTATTTAAAGGGGAAGATCTTGCGATCGATAAAACGCATGAGCTGGTCGAAGCAGAATCCGACTCCGACCATGATCAAAATGAGCATATAGAGTTTTTCGACCTGGTTCTGACGCATGTAGAGGTTGTAAATCAGCGCGCCGATACCGCCCTCCTGTTTGTTGATCAGTTCCACATAGACGGCATAAGTCCAGCTGATAGCGACGATGTTGATGAAATCGGTGAAGACCCGGGAGAGAACGTTCGGGATGAAAACGGTCTTGATGGTCTGCCATTTGTTCGCGCCGAGTGTCTGTACGGCATCCACATAGACCTGGGGGGTCTCCTGGATGCGCGTAATGACGGCAGTGATAAGGTAGACCAGGATGGCGAAGGTCAAAAACTGTATCTTCATGAGCATGTAAAGCCCAAAAGCGGCCATGAAGAGGACGATCGTCGCGGTCAGGGGAATGTAGCGCGTTGCGGTGATATAGCCGCCAAAGAGGGCATTCAATAGCGGAAAGAGGCCGATGGCGAATCCGATCGGCAGGGCGATGGCAGCCCCCTCCAGCCAGCTGGCGACGTTCATGAATATGGTCAAGCCGAGATGGTGGAAAAGACCGTCGCGGCTGATCAGCTCGGGGATGGAGCCGACGATGGCGAAGGGCGAAGGGATAATATTCGGATTGAACAAGCCCAGCCTGACGGCCAGCCACCAGATTAGGATGATCACCGCGGCGCCGAGGATGGCGATCTGGATTTTCTGACTCTTGGGCAGCTCGCCGCGCAGCTCATACAAAGGAGATGACATGATGCCTCCGGGATGAAGTGGGATCGATGCCGCCGAGCGGCTGGATCTCCAGCGGATCAAGCCGGCCACTGCGGCAGCCGGCCTGATCCAAGACTGATTAGAGCAGGGAGCACTCTGCACGGCGGTTGAGCGCTTTGCCCTCTTCCGTTGAATTGGTGGCGATGGGTTGATCGGGCCCCTTGCCGTCATAGATGAACTGGTTGCGGCTCAGGCCATAGGTCTGGACGAAGAAATCGACGATGGCCTTGGCGCGGCGCCGCGAAAGGTCGATGTTGTATTCACGGCCGCCGACATTGTCGGTGTGACCGATGATGCGAAAACGCGAACTCGCATTCATGGCGACGATCTGGCCGTATTCGTTTTTCAGTTTCAGGGCCTCGAGGGGTTCCAGCACAGCCGAGTTGAAACCGAAATTGACCCGCACATTCTTGGTGGCCACTGCGGTCTTGGTATACATGTCCGAGGTCGGGGGGGTGAAGGGTGTCGGTGCCTGGGCGGCATTCGCTGCGCCGGTGAGTCGGATAGCCTGCACCAGGCTCACATCGGAGACGTTGCGCCAGCTCGGCAGGTTGGGAGAGGCCAGGCCTATCTCGCTGTAGGCCTGACGGGCCTCGTCATAGACCATCTCCGCGGTCACCCCCTTGAAGGATGGATTGAGACCGAAGAAGGCGACGTTATCCCCGTAGGTGGCAAAGCGGACGTTGCCGAAGGTCTCGAGCCAGTACTCTTCGGTCGTGCCGCTGTACCCTGCGGTCATGATTCTAGCGGCCCGGCTGCGGGCGGTGGGATCGACATTGAGTTCAGCGGCCCCCTTCATCCAGCCTTCGACAAAATGCTGAAGATCGGTGTGGCGCTTTTCGATCAGCTCTTGCTTGGCGAACATGATGCCGAAGAGCATCTCCGAAGCCTCCTTGGTGCTCTTGAGCACATGGGCGCCGGGAACGCGTTCGCGCGCGGCGATATCATCGGGAGACCAGCCCACGGCGGCGTCGAGCTGTCCCACTTCGAACGCCTTGAAAACCTGCGGAACCTCGACAAATTCGATCGGCTTGACATCCTTGAGCGTCATGTTGGCCGCCTTGAGCATATTGATCAGCAGCCACTGGGAGGGCGAGCCGGGGACATAGCCCACCTTGCGGCCGGCGAGATCGGCAACCGATTTGACCGCAGGAGAGGCGATGATCACGTCGGCACCTTGGGATTTGTCGGTCAGATAGAAAATGCGCGGCTTGTAGATGAGCAGCTCCTGCAGGCCGATCGGATAGGAGTCGACGGTGAGTACCACCACATCGACCTGGTCGGTTTTCCAGGCCTGAATGGCGTCGGAGAGGACATCGATGACGGTGAATTTGACATTCAGCCCGTAATCCTTCTTGTAGCGTGAATCGGGGTTGGGGCTCATGCCGTTGTTGAAATAGGGCCCGGGGGTCATGCCGGAGTAGGTCACAAGATGGACGCGCAGATCCTGTTTGCTGCCACCTTCGGGCAGGAATTTCCAGGCGGCGTAGCCGACGGCGGCGATGATCAGCAGGCCAATGAGAAATTTGGCAAAGAAGGTCAATCCGCCTTTGCTAGGGGGGGCGCCAAAAGGTTGGTCGGCCATGGTATGCTCCTTGTATCTTGGAATCGGTTCAATCTCCGGTGCCGGGAAGCCTCCTGATTCGCAGGGCGCGCGGCCAGCCGGAGGGTTCTATCGCTTTACCAGCTGTACTTTTTCCTCTCATCTTCACCCGCAGATTTGGCGGGCATGATCGGCACCAGCTCGCGCTTGTCGCCGGCGGTGACGATGGCCACAGCCTGGGCGGGATCGCCGGTGGAGAGCGCCTGCCCGGCCTTGCCGATATCCTCGGCCTGCTGCAGCAGCTGATCGCTGGCGGTGTCCCACTGCTCGAGGGTTTTCATCATCGCGTCCTCGCTGACCATGTCGTTCAGTTCCGGTTCAGCGAGAAACTGCGGGGCCACCTGCATAAAGCGGTCGACCTGTCCGGTGAAGAGGGCGATCTGACCCTGGACGTACTTGACCGACATCTCGTAGATGTTGCTGTGGGCATCGCCGCCGAGGACGCTCGAGGTGGCCTGGGTGGCCTTGGCCATGGCCTGAGCTTCATTGTAATCAGCGGCCAAGGTATCGGCGAAAAACTTGGTCTTGTCGCGGTAGAATTCAAAGGCCTGCTGCATCTTTTTCATGATCTCACAATACTTTTCAGCGCGCTCGTACCGCTTCTTGGATTTCTCCAGATTGGACTGGAGCATGCCGGCCTCGCTGCTGATCTTCTGGAACTGGAAGCGCTTGTCCTCATCGGTCCAGGCGCCCTTGGCGAAGAAGCGGTCCTTGAGGGCGTCGGCCTGTTTGATGCGTTCGCGGATCTGGCTCTCATAGTTCTCGATATTGCTTTTGATGCCATTGCGGATGCCATAGACCCGGTCGGCGGCGCTCTGGATGGTTTCGAGTTTTTCGCCGAGGTACTCATTAACGTAGGCGTAGATGACGTCGAGGGGGCCGCTCTTGATCAGCAGGCCGGTGAACCAGCGGTAGAACTTGGCGCGCCAGTACCAGAGGATGGAGCGGAACTGCTTGCTCGAGACCACCCACCAAATCAGGGCGGCAAGGGCCATCAGGCCGCCCAGGACCATGGCTCTGCTGGTCAAGGTGATCGCCCGGCCCAGCAGAGTGATGAGATAGGGAGAGACCGCATAAAAACCGGCGGCCAGGCCGATGGCGACCAGGAAGAGGCCGAATCGTCCGATGGCGGTCTCTTTTTTCGATACAAAAGTCGAAACCTTGTCTGCACCCGGCAGGGATGGCATATCGCTCATGGAATCCTCCGTTACTTATTTGATTTTTTGCAAATTGGCCGCCAACCGGTCGCGAAGGGCAGCGAAATTCTGCTGGTGGAGCTGCAGTGCGGTGTGGAAGTTGGCCTCGCGTTCGCGTTTTTTTTGTTCGATCTGGTTGATTTCGTTCTCGGTCACCAGCTGGTCGGAGAGAAGTTGGGCCTTCTCGGCTTCCAGCCGTTTTTTCTCCTCGTTGCGTGCGGCGATGAAGGCGTCGAGTTCCTTCTGGATCTCCACCAGGCGGTTTTCGCGGAGTGCAATCCCCTGCTTGAGGCCGTTGATCTTTTGCCGCACTTCGGCCAGTTTCTGCTTGAAGCCCTCCTCGTTCTGGGTGGAGAACTGGGCCTCTTCTTGATTGAGCGCCTTGATGGCCGTGTCAAGGGCCTGGAGCACATGGTCCACGCTCAGATGCTGCTGGCGCGCCTTGAGGGCGGTCTGGGCCGCGTGGAAGGCGAGTTGATCGCGGGTCATCTGGTCGAGGGCCGGAAATTTTTCAGTGAGGTCGGCGAGCTGGAGGTTGAACTCGGCAAAGGCCGGGGGCATGTTTTTGGCCAATTCCTGCTCGATCTCTTTGTAAAAGGGGGTATCCGCCGGCGCCGTCGCTGAGGGCATGGAGAGCGGCGGGATGGGGGTTGGCGAGACCGGAGAAGAGAGGATCGGTCCGAGATTCGGAGCCGGGGAAGGCCCCAGATCCTGTGCCGCGGCCTCCTTTTCGCGCCAGAATACCGAGATGGCTTTTTTACCAAGCTTCTTCAAGTCAGCCATGGTCTTCCTGTACCTTGGTTATAGGGTTCTCTGTTATAGAAATAATTATAGTGAATTTAAAGTAGAAAGGCAACGAATTCGTTGCCTTTTTTTACCTTCTTATGATCGGAATTGCTCGAGCACCCCTTACTTACGTAAGGGGCTGGAAAATGTTCCGGGAAAGGGGAGAAATAGGGAAGAGAGGCTTCACCCTCAGGGTGGAACCCTGCCGCGCCGTCGGCGTGGATGGCGTGCGGCAAGAGACAGATGCAAGTTAAGGAAGAGGCGACGTCGCTGGATTTACTCGGCCTCGTAATCGGGGCAGACACGCGTCAGGTTATGTCCGCAGCGGCGCCAGTTTTTGCAGTTCTGGCAGATGGAATCGTCGTAGTGGGTGCGGAACCAATGGCCATTGTTTTGAATCCAATCCATGACATAGGCGTTTCCGGGATCAGCCTGAATCCGGCAGCCTTCACACCACTTGTCGATCAGGATTTTCTGGATCTGGATCTCCATATACTTGCTCATACGGCGATCAAATATCCTTCTTTTTTGAAAAAATGAACCGTTTTAAACGATACCAATATATCAGAAAATTTCAAAAAAGAAAGGAAAAAATCGCCTTGATCACATTTTTATCGTGTGCTTTGGGGACCTCGCAGTAGCCGGGCGGGCAGGCCGAAGAGGGCCCGGAGAAAGTCAAGCAGACCCTCCACCGCAATGCCGAGTAGACGCAAGGGCAGCACCAGCAGCCAGACGACCGGGTAGAGAAGGAGAGCCAGAAGGGCCAGCGGCCAGCACAGGATCAACACCAACAGCCAGAGCAGAAATTTAGTCATCGCCGGGTCTCCCGATAGCGGACAGTTCGGTTTGGCGGTCTGAGGTGGCAAAATCCCCCGGGCTTGCTGGGCGGGGTGCTGCAGCCGCCTTTCTTTCTGTTTACGCACAGGGGCGCCGGATGTTCCACTCCTCTTTTTCCCTTTTTAGCTTGAACGGTTGAGCGAAAATGTGTATGTTTAGCCGGTAAACCCGGAATCAAATCACTGGAGGGAAGCGCACATGGCCATACATCCGCTCGCCGGTAAGCCGGCGCCAAGAGAGCTGCTGATCAATATCCCGCGTCTGGTGGCCGATTACTATACCCGTCATCCGGATGCGAACGATCCGGACGAGCGCGTCGTCTTCGGAACCTCGGGTCACCGCGGTGCTTCGAGCAACGGCACCTTCAACGAGGCGCATGTACTGGCCATCAGTCAGGCTATTTGCGATTACCGCCGCCAGCAGGGCGTGGATGGACCGCTTTTCCTCGGCATGGATACCCATGCTCTCTCGGAGCCGGCCTTCATCACAGCCGTTGAGGTGCTTGCGGCCAACAGCGTGACGCTGATCCTTCAGCAGGAGCGTGGGTACACCCCCACGCCGGTGATCTCGCACGCGATCATCACCCATAACGGCGGCCGCCTGGCCGGACTGGCCGACGGCATCGTGATCACCCCCTCCCATAATCCCCCAGCCGATGGCGGCTTTAAATACAATCCCCCCCACGGCGGCCCGGCCGACAGCCAAGTGACCCGGCTGATAGAGGAACAGGCCAACCGGCTGTTGCAAGCGGGGATGGCCGGGATCAAGCGCATTCCCTTCGCCCGAGCCTTTTCAATGACAAGTACCCACCAGGAGGATCTGGCCGGCGCCTATGTCGAAGATCTGGGCGCAGTGGTCGATCTGGAAGCGGTGGCCGCGGCCGGTATGAAGCTGGGGGCTGACCCCATGGGCGGCGCATCCGTCGCCCTCTGGAGCCGGATTGCAGAGCGCTATGATCTCCAGATCGAAGTCGTGAATCCCATCGTCGATCCGACATTCGGTTTCATGACGGTGGACAAGGATGGCAAGATCCGTATGGATTGCTCCTCACCCTATGCCATGGCGAGGCTGGTGGAGATGCGCGAGCATTATGATATCGCTTTTGGCAACGATCCGGACGCCGACCGGCATGGCATCGTCTGCCGCAGCGCGGGCCTGATGAATCCGAACCACTACCTGGCGGTAGCGATCTGGTATCTTTTTCAAAACCGCGGACTCTGGCGGACCGAGGCTGCGGTGGGCAAGACCCTGGTCTCCAGCTCGATGATCGACCGGGTCGCGCATTCGCTGGGACGCCGCGTCGCCGAGGTGCCGGTGGGATTTAAATGGTTTGTCAAAGGTCTGACG encodes:
- a CDS encoding phosphate ABC transporter substrate-binding/OmpA family protein produces the protein MADQPFGAPPSKGGLTFFAKFLIGLLIIAAVGYAAWKFLPEGGSKQDLRVHLVTYSGMTPGPYFNNGMSPNPDSRYKKDYGLNVKFTVIDVLSDAIQAWKTDQVDVVVLTVDSYPIGLQELLIYKPRIFYLTDKSQGADVIIASPAVKSVADLAGRKVGYVPGSPSQWLLINMLKAANMTLKDVKPIEFVEVPQVFKAFEVGQLDAAVGWSPDDIAARERVPGAHVLKSTKEASEMLFGIMFAKQELIEKRHTDLQHFVEGWMKGAAELNVDPTARSRAARIMTAGYSGTTEEYWLETFGNVRFATYGDNVAFFGLNPSFKGVTAEMVYDEARQAYSEIGLASPNLPSWRNVSDVSLVQAIRLTGAANAAQAPTPFTPPTSDMYTKTAVATKNVRVNFGFNSAVLEPLEALKLKNEYGQIVAMNASSRFRIIGHTDNVGGREYNIDLSRRRAKAIVDFFVQTYGLSRNQFIYDGKGPDQPIATNSTEEGKALNRRAECSLL
- a CDS encoding ABC transporter permease subunit — encoded protein: MSSPLYELRGELPKSQKIQIAILGAAVIILIWWLAVRLGLFNPNIIPSPFAIVGSIPELISRDGLFHHLGLTIFMNVASWLEGAAIALPIGFAIGLFPLLNALFGGYITATRYIPLTATIVLFMAAFGLYMLMKIQFLTFAILVYLITAVITRIQETPQVYVDAVQTLGANKWQTIKTVFIPNVLSRVFTDFINIVAISWTYAVYVELINKQEGGIGALIYNLYMRQNQVEKLYMLILIMVGVGFCFDQLMRFIDRKIFPFKYA
- a CDS encoding ABC transporter ATP-binding protein produces the protein MTPDFTNTNLPDIIELKNINTSYDGGQSYIIKDFNLLIEDIPDKGEFVVILGKSGCGKTTILNYIAGLRQPTSGEVLIHGRERDQSVPISVIFQEPSTLEHYTVLKNVMLPLLYKGVPKVEAADRAMTMIKAVGLEGHEHKYAKFGKLSGGQLQRVVIARGLIANPGIILMDEPNRGLDNETALQIDLLISDLWQRLQSTVILVTHNLDQAVFLGTDIYIMGGKPARIVESFKVTLPWPRTREMKRSKPFLDLAVEIESQLYNL
- the pgm gene encoding phosphoglucomutase (alpha-D-glucose-1,6-bisphosphate-dependent); this encodes MAIHPLAGKPAPRELLINIPRLVADYYTRHPDANDPDERVVFGTSGHRGASSNGTFNEAHVLAISQAICDYRRQQGVDGPLFLGMDTHALSEPAFITAVEVLAANSVTLILQQERGYTPTPVISHAIITHNGGRLAGLADGIVITPSHNPPADGGFKYNPPHGGPADSQVTRLIEEQANRLLQAGMAGIKRIPFARAFSMTSTHQEDLAGAYVEDLGAVVDLEAVAAAGMKLGADPMGGASVALWSRIAERYDLQIEVVNPIVDPTFGFMTVDKDGKIRMDCSSPYAMARLVEMREHYDIAFGNDPDADRHGIVCRSAGLMNPNHYLAVAIWYLFQNRGLWRTEAAVGKTLVSSSMIDRVAHSLGRRVAEVPVGFKWFVKGLTEGSFGFGGEESAGASFLRRNGCTWTTDKDGIILDLLAAEITANTGRDPGEIYRTLEERFGHSVYERIDAPADAAQRAALANLSPERVQSATLAGEPILDILTRAPGNGAAIGGLKVVTENGWFAARPSGTEDIYKIYAESFKGRDHLRRIQEEAQAMVTAALTR